The following are encoded in a window of Bacillus sp. SORGH_AS_0510 genomic DNA:
- a CDS encoding intercompartmental signaling factor BofC: MRFTWIAMYRFGIAVFAVTFFMYSGWAPGITGSAALQEPVERQQKKEPLHFTVILENVYVDGEISQEVIHETCWSMENFWAKYDQWQMVDMDDTTFVFRRQVDDISPLLKANGFFGITEDGVLTIFNGRPDHFKIIQSFFQIDIKKLESKTQEELLQGIPIKSKDHYVEVLETFKPYSLKK, translated from the coding sequence ATGAGGTTCACTTGGATAGCAATGTACCGGTTCGGAATAGCCGTTTTTGCTGTTACTTTCTTCATGTATAGTGGCTGGGCTCCAGGAATCACAGGCTCCGCTGCACTACAGGAACCAGTAGAAAGACAGCAGAAGAAAGAACCGCTGCACTTTACCGTCATTCTAGAAAATGTCTATGTAGATGGCGAAATCAGCCAGGAGGTCATTCACGAGACTTGTTGGTCCATGGAGAACTTTTGGGCAAAATACGACCAGTGGCAGATGGTGGATATGGATGACACCACGTTTGTGTTTAGAAGGCAGGTAGACGATATCTCCCCACTGCTAAAAGCAAATGGCTTCTTTGGAATTACGGAAGACGGGGTGCTGACCATATTTAATGGCAGACCAGACCATTTCAAAATCATTCAATCTTTTTTTCAAATAGATATCAAAAAACTAGAAAGTAAAACACAAGAAGAATTACTGCAAGGGATACCAATCAAATCAAAGGACCATTACGTCGAAGTGCTAGAAACGTTTAAGCCTTATTCGCTAAAAAAATAA
- the ruvA gene encoding Holliday junction branch migration protein RuvA, with the protein MFEFIKGTVEFVSPEYIVVENNGIGYQISTPNPFIYSGKMETMVTVYTYHYVREDIMALYGFESREEKRLFTKLLNVSGIGPKGALAILASGEVQQVVTAIENEDEGFLVKFPGVGKKTARQMILDLKGKLQDIVPDFFPNLFNADQLSLHTQETNSAFEEAVLALKALGYSEKEIKKISPELRKEQLSTDQYIKNALKRLLK; encoded by the coding sequence TTGTTTGAATTTATAAAAGGGACCGTTGAATTCGTTAGTCCAGAATATATTGTGGTTGAGAACAACGGAATTGGCTATCAAATATCCACACCGAATCCGTTTATTTATTCTGGTAAAATGGAAACAATGGTAACAGTCTATACGTATCATTATGTGCGTGAAGATATCATGGCCCTTTACGGGTTTGAATCGAGAGAAGAAAAAAGGCTGTTTACAAAGCTGTTAAATGTATCTGGGATTGGACCAAAGGGAGCACTTGCCATTCTTGCGTCTGGTGAAGTACAGCAGGTGGTTACAGCAATTGAAAATGAAGACGAAGGTTTCCTTGTTAAATTTCCAGGGGTAGGGAAAAAGACAGCTCGACAAATGATTCTTGATTTAAAAGGAAAATTACAAGACATTGTCCCTGATTTCTTCCCTAACTTATTTAATGCAGATCAACTTTCTTTACATACTCAAGAAACCAATTCTGCTTTTGAAGAAGCAGTTCTTGCTTTAAAGGCTCTCGGATATTCAGAAAAGGAAATCAAAAAGATTTCACCTGAATTAAGAAAAGAACAGCTGTCAACAGACCAATACATTAAAAATGCACTTAAGCGGCTTTTAAAATAG
- the ruvB gene encoding Holliday junction branch migration DNA helicase RuvB — MDERIISSEVNESEISLEQSLRPQTLKQYIGQTQVKENLEIFIKAAKLRNETLDHVLLYGPPGLGKTTLAVIIANEMGVNIRTTAGPAIERPGDLAAILTALEPGDVLFIDEIHRLPRTIEEVLYPAMEDFCLDIVIGKGPSARSVRLDLPPFTLVGATTRAGSLSAPLRDRFGVLSRLEYYKEEQLKDIVLRTAELFETEIDGPSATEIARRSRGTPRIANRLLRRVRDFAQVKGNGTINLLLAREALELLQVDRLGLDHIDHKLLKGIIERFRGGPVGLDTIAASIGEEAETIEDVYEPYLLQIGFLQRTPRGRVVTAAVYQHFGMEQPAQQ; from the coding sequence ATGGATGAGCGGATTATTTCGAGTGAAGTAAACGAGAGTGAAATAAGTCTTGAACAAAGTCTGAGACCGCAAACTTTGAAGCAATATATCGGACAGACTCAAGTAAAGGAAAACTTAGAAATTTTTATAAAGGCTGCAAAGCTTCGGAATGAAACGTTAGACCATGTACTACTTTATGGTCCTCCTGGTTTAGGAAAGACGACCCTAGCGGTCATTATTGCCAATGAAATGGGTGTGAACATCCGAACCACTGCTGGTCCAGCTATTGAGAGGCCCGGGGACTTAGCTGCGATTCTTACTGCGCTTGAGCCAGGCGATGTATTATTTATTGATGAAATCCATAGGCTGCCTCGGACAATTGAAGAGGTTTTGTATCCGGCAATGGAAGATTTCTGTCTGGATATTGTGATTGGTAAAGGTCCTAGTGCGCGCTCCGTTCGGCTTGACCTTCCTCCGTTTACCTTAGTGGGAGCGACAACGAGAGCTGGTTCATTATCTGCTCCTTTACGCGATCGATTTGGAGTTTTAAGCAGGCTCGAGTATTATAAAGAAGAACAGCTAAAAGATATTGTTTTACGAACAGCGGAGTTGTTTGAAACAGAGATTGACGGGCCTTCAGCAACAGAAATTGCTAGAAGGTCAAGGGGCACCCCGAGAATTGCAAACCGCCTACTTAGAAGGGTGCGGGATTTTGCACAAGTTAAGGGGAATGGTACAATAAACCTGCTGCTTGCAAGAGAAGCGTTAGAATTACTGCAGGTAGACCGTCTTGGTCTAGATCATATTGATCACAAGTTATTAAAAGGTATTATCGAAAGGTTTCGTGGTGGTCCAGTCGGTCTTGATACAATTGCTGCTTCGATTGGTGAAGAAGCAGAGACGATTGAAGATGTGTATGAACCTTATCTCCTGCAAATCGGTTTTTTACAAAGAACACCTAGAGGCAGGGTAGTAACAGCAGCTGTCTATCAGCATTTCGGGATGGAACAGCCTGCACAACAATAA
- the queA gene encoding tRNA preQ1(34) S-adenosylmethionine ribosyltransferase-isomerase QueA, giving the protein MKVDLFDFHLPEELIAQVPLKNRTDSRLMVLNKQTGEIKHEVFKNITEYLREGDCLVLNDTRVLPARLFGVKTDTGAKIEVLLLKQLEGDQWETLIKPAKRVKEGTVLDFGDGLLTAVCTGTSEHGGRVLEFKYDGIFYEVLDQLGEMPLPPYIKEQLDDRERYQTVFAREPGSAAAPTAGLHFTESLLEEIKAKGVHIAFITLHVGLGTFRPVNVDDVLEHDMHSEFYMMTDGTARLLNEVRNNGGRIVSVGTTSTRTLETIASANDGKFVEGSGWTNIFIYPGYTFKAIDGMITNFHLPKSTLIMLVSALAGRENILHAYETAVQERYRFFSFGDAMLLI; this is encoded by the coding sequence ATGAAAGTAGATTTATTTGATTTTCACTTACCTGAGGAATTAATCGCTCAAGTTCCACTGAAAAATCGGACCGATAGCCGATTAATGGTCTTAAATAAGCAAACAGGTGAGATTAAACACGAAGTATTTAAAAATATTACCGAGTATTTGCGTGAAGGGGATTGCCTTGTCTTAAATGACACAAGGGTATTGCCTGCACGCCTTTTTGGTGTTAAAACAGATACTGGCGCCAAAATTGAAGTCCTGCTTTTAAAACAGTTGGAAGGTGACCAGTGGGAAACACTTATTAAACCGGCAAAGCGAGTGAAGGAAGGGACTGTCCTTGACTTTGGCGATGGTCTTTTAACTGCAGTTTGTACGGGCACCTCTGAACACGGCGGAAGAGTATTGGAATTCAAGTATGATGGGATTTTTTACGAGGTTCTTGATCAATTAGGTGAAATGCCACTGCCGCCATACATAAAAGAACAGTTGGATGATCGGGAAAGATACCAAACGGTCTTTGCACGTGAGCCTGGATCGGCTGCAGCTCCAACTGCGGGTCTTCATTTCACAGAAAGCTTATTGGAAGAAATTAAAGCAAAAGGCGTTCACATCGCGTTTATCACACTTCATGTGGGTCTTGGCACCTTCCGTCCTGTCAATGTGGACGATGTGTTGGAGCATGATATGCATTCTGAGTTTTACATGATGACAGATGGAACAGCCCGATTACTAAATGAAGTTAGAAACAACGGGGGACGAATTGTCTCGGTCGGAACGACCTCAACAAGGACATTGGAGACTATTGCATCTGCAAATGATGGAAAATTTGTTGAAGGCAGCGGCTGGACGAATATTTTTATATACCCTGGCTATACCTTTAAGGCAATCGATGGAATGATTACAAATTTCCATCTGCCTAAATCAACCTTGATTATGCTTGTCAGTGCATTAGCTGGAAGAGAGAACATCTTGCATGCCTATGAGACGGCTGTTCAAGAACGTTATCGTTTCTTCAGTTTTGGAGATGCGATGTTACTCATCTAA